Proteins co-encoded in one Euleptes europaea isolate rEulEur1 chromosome 1, rEulEur1.hap1, whole genome shotgun sequence genomic window:
- the EEF1AKMT3 gene encoding EEF1A lysine methyltransferase 3: MAAPRAASDGEVGLESVFPQELGLFADAFPAETRYRLCGHELSIAQHHGSRLGVAAPVWEAALALCDYFEEHKLNFWGKKVLELGAGTGIVGILVSLLGGDVTITDLPVALKQIEENVHRNLPVECLARTKVCALSWGLDHLEFPSNFDFILGADIVYLKDTYPSLIRTLQHLCGPRSTIYLSSKMRQEHSTVLFFETLLPMHFTSKLAFRDENENINIYKVTQKSNI, from the exons ATGGCGGCCCCCAGAGCGGCCAGCGACGGGGAAGTGGGGCTGGAGTCGGTGTTCCCGCAGGAACTGGGGTTGTTCGCGGATGCTTTCCCGGCTGAGACCCGTTACCGGCTCTGTGGACACGAGCTGAGCATTGCTCAGCACCATGGGAGCCGGCTGGGAGTGGCTGCGCCGGTCTGGGAGGCG GCTCTAGCCCTCTGTGACTATTTTGAAGAGCATAAGCTGAACTTCTGGGGCAAGAAGGTTTTAGAACTGGGCGCTGGGACTGGCATTGTGGGCATCCTTGTTTCCCTTCTTG GAGGAGATGTGACCATCACCGATCTTCCCGTGGCCTTGAAGCAGATAGAGGAGAATGTCCACCGAAATTTGCCTGTGGAGTGCCTGGCTCGAACGAAAGTGTGTGCGCTCTCATGGGGCCTGGACCATTTGGAGTTTCCCAGTAACTTTGACTTCATTTTGGGTGCGGATATTGTCTACCTCAAGGACACTTACCCTTCGCTGATCAGGACTCTGCAGCACCTGTGTGGTCCTCGGTCTACTATCTACCTGTCTTCCAAAATGCGTCAGGAGCATAGCACGGTGTTGTTCTTTGAGACGCTGCTCCCCATGCACTTCACCTCAAAGCTGGCCTTTAGGGATGAGAATGAGAATATTAACATTTACAAAGTGACCCAGAAGAGTAACATCTGA